A portion of the Esox lucius isolate fEsoLuc1 chromosome 20, fEsoLuc1.pri, whole genome shotgun sequence genome contains these proteins:
- the LOC114828666 gene encoding B-cell receptor CD22-like isoform X1: MILNRAVSRILSLMVLLALLDVCICSYRLKLFELPKEHLTAKEGSCITMECTVNGIIKDKKEPLWFWMKNAQWDDKKQNYSGTIIVSSNPEDQTPASDLAPRVKFLGSLNFKWARKGDSCGLLIHNLQKTDSGIYKFRYKGKEKWMTEPGLNLTVEDEPCRVKVNNQPVFKESDSVTIKCSTFGLCGSYPEVTGLSQTIQPSHNEEDNIKITEVSFNASWMDDGRVLSCQPPGTKDNCMVRDIKLTVEYAPKETISWKSSSDIKEDDNVILTCSSRGHPNATYYWYRENSLIQNSEATFKISSIKPEDSGKYHCEAVNKHGTNKSEAITLNVKYAPKGVSVVTDDMTTQYKEGSNFKLICEVNNGNPSVYMYSWYKDSDMLTGHERTYNFTKLEPEHTGKYQCEGTNEAGSRRSPEYQINVQYVPRNTYIARSGGSQVEVGSSLSMTCVAEAYPAPSGYTWYYRRGGQYQWTELSQTGWTLSWEKVDLETHGCYMCSVTNDIGTGQQSSQSCIDVLFSQEDPDNSGVASGQFCKCLGVAQPDPIPNPVQTSL; this comes from the exons ATGATACTTAACAGAGCAGTTTCAAGGATCCTTTCATTGATGGTTCTTCTGGCACTTTTAGATG TTTGCATTTGTTCATATCGACTCAAACTTTTCGAATTACCTAAAGAGCACTTGACTGCAAAGGAAGGGTCCTGCATTACAATGGAATGCACTGTCAATGGGATTATAAAAGATAAAAAAGAACCGCTATGGTTTTGGATGAAAAATGCACAGTGGGatgataaaaaacaaaattacagcGGCACCATAATTGTAAGCAGTAATCCTGAGGATCAAACGCCAGCCTCAGACTTAGCACCCAGAGTGAAGTTCCTTGGGTCTCTAAATTTTAAATGGGCCAGAAAAGGTGACTCGTGTGGCCTGTTGATCCACAACCTGCAGAAGACAGACAGTGGAATCTACAAATTCAGATATAAGggaaaggaaaaatggatgACTGAACCAGGTCTGAATCTTACTGTTGAAG ATGAGCCATGCCGGGTTAAAGTTAACAACCAGCCAGTGTTCAAAGAGTCTGACAGCGTGACCATTAAATGCTCCACATTTGGGTTATGTGGATCATACCCAGAGGTCACAGGGCTTAGTCAAACCATCCAACCTTCTCACAACGAAGAGGACAACATTAAAATCACTGAGGTCAGCTTTAATGCTAGCTGGATGGATGATGGGAGGGTGCTGTCCTGTCAACCACCGGGCACCAAAGATAATTGTATGGTCAGGGACATCAAGCTGACTGTTGAGT atgCCCCCAAGGAGACCATCTCCTGGAAAAGTTCCTCTGATATAAAGGAAGATGACAACGTCATTCTCACTTGTTCCAGCAGAGGGCACCCTAATGCCACATACTACTGGTATAGAGAAAATtcattaatacaaaacagtgaAGCAACGTTTAAGATTTCTTCCATCAAACCTGAGGACAGTGGGAAATACCACTGTGAAGCTGTAAACAAACATGGGACCAATAAATCAGAAGCTATCACACTCAATGTTAAAT ATGCTCCAAAAGGAGTAAGTGTGGTTACTGATGACATGACAACTCAGTACAAGGAAGGAAgcaatttcaaattaatttgtgaaGTGAATAACGGCAATCCATCAGTTTACATGTACTCCTGGTATAAAGACAGTGATATGCTGACGGGCCACGAACGTACATACAATTTCACCAAACTAGAACCTGAACACACCGGAAAATACCAGTGTGAGGGGACCAATGAAGCAGGCTCCAGACGATCACCAGAATATCAGATAAATGTTCAAT atGTTCCCAGAAACACTTACATCGCTCGGAGTGGAGGAAGCCAGGTGGAGGTGGGCTCTTCGTTGTCAATGACCTGTGTAGCCGAAGCCTATCCTGCCCCCAGTGGCTACACCTGGTACtacaggagaggaggacagtACCAATGGACGGAACTCTCACAAACAGGCTGGACACTAAGCTGGGAAAAAGTGGACTTAGAAACACACGGGTGTTACATGTGTAGTGTCACCAATGACATCGGCACAGGACAGCAAAGTAGCCAATCATGCATTGATGTTCTCT TTTCTCAGGAAGACCCAGACAACTCAGGGGTGGCTTCAGGACAATTCTGCAAATGTCttggagtggcccagccagatccCATACCCAACCCTGTTCAAACATCTCTGTAA
- the LOC114828666 gene encoding B-cell receptor CD22-like isoform X3 translates to MECTVNGIIKDKKEPLWFWMKNAQWDDKKQNYSGTIIVSSNPEDQTPASDLAPRVKFLGSLNFKWARKGDSCGLLIHNLQKTDSGIYKFRYKGKEKWMTEPGLNLTVEDEPCRVKVNNQPVFKESDSVTIKCSTFGLCGSYPEVTGLSQTIQPSHNEEDNIKITEVSFNASWMDDGRVLSCQPPGTKDNCMVRDIKLTVEYAPKETISWKSSSDIKEDDNVILTCSSRGHPNATYYWYRENSLIQNSEATFKISSIKPEDSGKYHCEAVNKHGTNKSEAITLNVKYAPKGVSVVTDDMTTQYKEGSNFKLICEVNNGNPSVYMYSWYKDSDMLTGHERTYNFTKLEPEHTGKYQCEGTNEAGSRRSPEYQINVQYVPRNTYIARSGGSQVEVGSSLSMTCVAEAYPAPSGYTWYYRRGGQYQWTELSQTGWTLSWEKVDLETHGCYMCSVTNDIGTGQQSSQSCIDVLFSQEDPDNSGVASGQFCKCLGVAQPDPIPNPVQTSL, encoded by the exons ATGGAATGCACTGTCAATGGGATTATAAAAGATAAAAAAGAACCGCTATGGTTTTGGATGAAAAATGCACAGTGGGatgataaaaaacaaaattacagcGGCACCATAATTGTAAGCAGTAATCCTGAGGATCAAACGCCAGCCTCAGACTTAGCACCCAGAGTGAAGTTCCTTGGGTCTCTAAATTTTAAATGGGCCAGAAAAGGTGACTCGTGTGGCCTGTTGATCCACAACCTGCAGAAGACAGACAGTGGAATCTACAAATTCAGATATAAGggaaaggaaaaatggatgACTGAACCAGGTCTGAATCTTACTGTTGAAG ATGAGCCATGCCGGGTTAAAGTTAACAACCAGCCAGTGTTCAAAGAGTCTGACAGCGTGACCATTAAATGCTCCACATTTGGGTTATGTGGATCATACCCAGAGGTCACAGGGCTTAGTCAAACCATCCAACCTTCTCACAACGAAGAGGACAACATTAAAATCACTGAGGTCAGCTTTAATGCTAGCTGGATGGATGATGGGAGGGTGCTGTCCTGTCAACCACCGGGCACCAAAGATAATTGTATGGTCAGGGACATCAAGCTGACTGTTGAGT atgCCCCCAAGGAGACCATCTCCTGGAAAAGTTCCTCTGATATAAAGGAAGATGACAACGTCATTCTCACTTGTTCCAGCAGAGGGCACCCTAATGCCACATACTACTGGTATAGAGAAAATtcattaatacaaaacagtgaAGCAACGTTTAAGATTTCTTCCATCAAACCTGAGGACAGTGGGAAATACCACTGTGAAGCTGTAAACAAACATGGGACCAATAAATCAGAAGCTATCACACTCAATGTTAAAT ATGCTCCAAAAGGAGTAAGTGTGGTTACTGATGACATGACAACTCAGTACAAGGAAGGAAgcaatttcaaattaatttgtgaaGTGAATAACGGCAATCCATCAGTTTACATGTACTCCTGGTATAAAGACAGTGATATGCTGACGGGCCACGAACGTACATACAATTTCACCAAACTAGAACCTGAACACACCGGAAAATACCAGTGTGAGGGGACCAATGAAGCAGGCTCCAGACGATCACCAGAATATCAGATAAATGTTCAAT atGTTCCCAGAAACACTTACATCGCTCGGAGTGGAGGAAGCCAGGTGGAGGTGGGCTCTTCGTTGTCAATGACCTGTGTAGCCGAAGCCTATCCTGCCCCCAGTGGCTACACCTGGTACtacaggagaggaggacagtACCAATGGACGGAACTCTCACAAACAGGCTGGACACTAAGCTGGGAAAAAGTGGACTTAGAAACACACGGGTGTTACATGTGTAGTGTCACCAATGACATCGGCACAGGACAGCAAAGTAGCCAATCATGCATTGATGTTCTCT TTTCTCAGGAAGACCCAGACAACTCAGGGGTGGCTTCAGGACAATTCTGCAAATGTCttggagtggcccagccagatccCATACCCAACCCTGTTCAAACATCTCTGTAA
- the LOC114828666 gene encoding B-cell receptor CD22-like isoform X2 produces MILNRAVSRILSLMVLLALLDVCICSYRLKLFELPKEHLTAKEGSCITMECTVNGIIKDKKEPLWFWMKNAQWDDKKQNYSGTIIVSSNPEDQTPASDLAPRVKFLGSLNFKWARKGDSCGLLIHNLQKTDSGIYKFRYKGKEKWMTEPGLNLTVEDEPCRVKVNNQPVFKESDSVTIKCSTFGLCGSYPEVTGLSQTIQPSHNEEDNIKITEVSFNASWMDDGRVLSCQPPGTKDNCMVRDIKLTVEYAPKETISWKSSSDIKEDDNVILTCSSRGHPNATYYWYRENSLIQNSEATFKISSIKPEDSGKYHCEAVNKHGTNKSEAITLNVKYAPKGVSVVTDDMTTQYKEGSNFKLICEVNNGNPSVYMYSWYKDSDMLTGHERTYNFTKLEPEHTGKYQCEGTNEAGSRRSPEYQINVQYVPRNTYIARSGGSQVEVGSSLSMTCVAEAYPAPSGYTWYYRRGGQYQWTELSQTGWTLSWEKVDLETHGCYMCSVTNDIGTGQQSSQSCIDVLYPLQFRQVGW; encoded by the exons ATGATACTTAACAGAGCAGTTTCAAGGATCCTTTCATTGATGGTTCTTCTGGCACTTTTAGATG TTTGCATTTGTTCATATCGACTCAAACTTTTCGAATTACCTAAAGAGCACTTGACTGCAAAGGAAGGGTCCTGCATTACAATGGAATGCACTGTCAATGGGATTATAAAAGATAAAAAAGAACCGCTATGGTTTTGGATGAAAAATGCACAGTGGGatgataaaaaacaaaattacagcGGCACCATAATTGTAAGCAGTAATCCTGAGGATCAAACGCCAGCCTCAGACTTAGCACCCAGAGTGAAGTTCCTTGGGTCTCTAAATTTTAAATGGGCCAGAAAAGGTGACTCGTGTGGCCTGTTGATCCACAACCTGCAGAAGACAGACAGTGGAATCTACAAATTCAGATATAAGggaaaggaaaaatggatgACTGAACCAGGTCTGAATCTTACTGTTGAAG ATGAGCCATGCCGGGTTAAAGTTAACAACCAGCCAGTGTTCAAAGAGTCTGACAGCGTGACCATTAAATGCTCCACATTTGGGTTATGTGGATCATACCCAGAGGTCACAGGGCTTAGTCAAACCATCCAACCTTCTCACAACGAAGAGGACAACATTAAAATCACTGAGGTCAGCTTTAATGCTAGCTGGATGGATGATGGGAGGGTGCTGTCCTGTCAACCACCGGGCACCAAAGATAATTGTATGGTCAGGGACATCAAGCTGACTGTTGAGT atgCCCCCAAGGAGACCATCTCCTGGAAAAGTTCCTCTGATATAAAGGAAGATGACAACGTCATTCTCACTTGTTCCAGCAGAGGGCACCCTAATGCCACATACTACTGGTATAGAGAAAATtcattaatacaaaacagtgaAGCAACGTTTAAGATTTCTTCCATCAAACCTGAGGACAGTGGGAAATACCACTGTGAAGCTGTAAACAAACATGGGACCAATAAATCAGAAGCTATCACACTCAATGTTAAAT ATGCTCCAAAAGGAGTAAGTGTGGTTACTGATGACATGACAACTCAGTACAAGGAAGGAAgcaatttcaaattaatttgtgaaGTGAATAACGGCAATCCATCAGTTTACATGTACTCCTGGTATAAAGACAGTGATATGCTGACGGGCCACGAACGTACATACAATTTCACCAAACTAGAACCTGAACACACCGGAAAATACCAGTGTGAGGGGACCAATGAAGCAGGCTCCAGACGATCACCAGAATATCAGATAAATGTTCAAT atGTTCCCAGAAACACTTACATCGCTCGGAGTGGAGGAAGCCAGGTGGAGGTGGGCTCTTCGTTGTCAATGACCTGTGTAGCCGAAGCCTATCCTGCCCCCAGTGGCTACACCTGGTACtacaggagaggaggacagtACCAATGGACGGAACTCTCACAAACAGGCTGGACACTAAGCTGGGAAAAAGTGGACTTAGAAACACACGGGTGTTACATGTGTAGTGTCACCAATGACATCGGCACAGGACAGCAAAGTAGCCAATCATGCATTGATGTTCTCT ATCCTCTCCAGTTCCGTCAGGTTGGATGGTGA